Proteins encoded in a region of the Kryptolebias marmoratus isolate JLee-2015 linkage group LG14, ASM164957v2, whole genome shotgun sequence genome:
- the nefma gene encoding neurofilament, medium polypeptide a produces the protein MSYPVDPIGSPFRRVMDTRTTSYGYGRPTGTPSSGFRSQSWSRASPGSTMTSSYKRTVNAPVSRAYGAAVLSSADSVDYSQTSILNGDYKRSNEKEQLQGLNDRFAVYIDKVHYLEQQNKQIEAEIQALRQKQVSRTQLDDLYDQELKDLRAVLEQIHRDKAQIQLDTEHIEEDIQRLRDRFEEEARIREETEAIIRVLKKDACDSELAKSELEKKVQSLQDEIAFIRNNHEEEVSDLIAQIQESQVTVEKKDLQRADITEALREIRSELEGHSNQNLQQVENWFVCRYTKLTEAAEQNKDAIKSARDEIADYRRQLQSKTVELESVRGMRESLERQLNDIEDRHNSDLASLQETIHQLDNELKSTKWEMARHLREYQDLLNVKMALDIEIAAYRKLLEGEETHFGSFPYRQAVSSTKISKAKSVAPKLKVQHKFVEEIIEETRVEDDKADMDEALAELAQELSTATGEGEEEEEEEAEGEEGGEGEGEGEEEGGEEEELAATEAKVSASAPSKDEEGDEKGGEEGEEEEKEEEKEEGEGDDEGEKEDEVDEADGEKEEEEEGEEEEEVEETVLCSKAPESKASPDKEKGGDKEASAGEEEEEAGAEEEGGDQEEETGSDKGDKGGDEKEEKDDVGKEEEEKEVKEDKAEEKIVAKTEAPKTEAAKPDNSKEEASKTEESKPESPKSESPKPGSPKSESPKLGSPKSESPKPSSPKSESPKPSSPKSESPKPSSPKSESPKPSSPKSESPKPSSPKSESPKPSSPKSETPKPVSPKPEPSKPDSPKAESPKSASPKPESPKEGSPKAESPKPSSPKSESPKEAPKEEKSEKKSDSAEEKKVEKKDVAMNGDVDKSSPEEKEKKDDVIANGVDESPVKEDGSQKVVITKTVETITTGEDGSKHVTKSVTVTETVKEVEEGLQQEKMVSTKKSEKHSTQSIKQVTEGN, from the exons ATGAGTTACCCGGTGGACCCGATAGGAAGTCCCTTCAGGAGAGTTATGGATACTAGAACGACCAGTTACGGCTACGGCCGCCCCACCGGCACCCCCTCGAGCGGTTTTCGCTCCCAGTCTTGGTCCCGGGCGAGTCCGGGCTCCACCATGACCTCATCCTACAAGAGGACCGTGAACGCACCGGTGTCCCGGGCGTACGGCGCTGCGGTGCTCAGCTCCGCCGACAGCGTCGACTACAGCCAGACTTCCATCCTGAACGGCGACTACAAGCGATCCAACGAGAAGGAGCAGCTGCAGGGGCTCAACGACCGCTTCGCTGTTTACATCGACAAGGTGCACTACCTGGAGCAGCAGAACAAGCAGATTGAGGCGGAGATCCAGGCGCTGCGGCAAAAGCAGGTGTCGCGCACCCAGCTGGACGACCTCTACGACCAGGAGCTGAAGGATCTGCGAGCCGTGCTGGAACAGATCCACCGCGACAAGGCGCAGATCCAGCTGGACACCGAGCACATCGAGGAGGACATCCAGCGGCTCAGGGACCGGTTCGAGGAGGAGGCGCGCATCCGTGAGGAGACAGAAGCCATAATCCGCGTACTGAAGAAGGACGCGTGCGACTCGGAGCTGGCGAAGTCCGAGTTGGAGAAGAAAGTTCAGTCGCTGCAGGACGAGATCGCCTTCATCCGCAACAACCACGAGGAGGAGGTCAGCGACCTGATCGCGCAGATCCAGGAGTCCCAGGTGACCGTGGAGAAGAAGGACCTGCAGAGGGCGGACATCACCGAGGCGCTTCGCGAGATTCGGAGCGAGCTGGAGGGCCACTCCAACCAGAACTTGCAGCAGGTGGAGAACTGGTTTGTGTGCCGCTACACCAAGCTCACCGAGGCTGCGGAGCAGAACAAGGACGCCATAAAGTCCGCCCGAGATGAGATCGCCGACTACCGCCGCCAGCTGCAGTCCAAGACGGTGGAGCTGGAGTCCGTCCGCGGGATGAGAGAGTCCCTGGAGCGGCAGCTGAACGACATCGAGGACCGCCACAACAGCGACCTGGCCAGCCTGCAG GAGACAATTCACCAGCTGGATAATGAACTCAAGAGCACCAAGTGGGAGATGGCTCGTCATCTCCGTGAGTATCAGGACCTGCTGAATGTCAAGATGGCCTTGGACATTGAGATTGCTGCATACAG GAAACTTTTGGAGGGTGAGGAGACGCACTTCGGCTCTTTTCCCTATCGCCAGGCTGTCTCCTCCACTAAGATCTCCAAAGCAAAGTCAGTGGCCCCCAAGCTGAAAGTGCAGCACAAATTTGTGGAGGAGATCATCGAGGAGACAAGGGTGGAGGATGACAAAGCTGACATGGACGAGGCCCTGGCAGAGCTCGCCCAGGAGCTCTCCACAGCAACGggtgaaggagaggaggaggaggaggaggaggcagagggggaggagggtggagagggagagggagagggagaggaggaaggaggagaggaagaggagttaGCCGCCACTGAAGCTAAAGTTAGCGCCAGTGCACCTAGTAAAGATGAGGAGGGGGATGAAAAGGGTGgcgaggagggagaggaggaagagaaggaggaagaaaaagaagaaggtgaGGGGGATGATGAAGGCGAAAAGGAAGATGAGGTAGATGAGGCCgatggagagaaagaggaagaagaggaaggggaggaagaggaggaagttgAGGAGACAGTACTGTGCTCCAAAGCTCCAGAGTCTAAAGCTTCTCCTGACAAAGAGAAGGGCGGGGACAAGGAGGCCAGtgcaggggaggaggaggaggaggctggtgCCGAAGAGGAAGGTGGTGATCAGGAGGAAGAAACAGGCAGTGACAAAGGAGATAAAGGTGGAgatgagaaagaggaaaaagatgaTGTAggcaaagaggaagaagagaaggaggtgaaagaagacaaagcagaagaaaaaattGTTGCAAAGACAGAAGCTCCAAAAACAGAAGCTGCAAAGCCTGACAACAGCAAGGAAGAGGCTTCAAAAACTGAAGAATCAAAGCCTGAATCCCCTAAGTCTGAATCACCAAAGCCTGGTTCTCCTAAGTCTGAATCACCCAAACTTGGTTCTCCTAAGTCTGAATCCCCAAAGCCAAGCTCTCCTAAGTCTGAATCCCCCAAACCAAGCTCTCCTAAGTCTGAATCCCCCAAACCAAGCTCTCCTAAGTCTGAATCCCCCAAACCAAGCTCTCCTAAGTCTGAATCCCCCAAACCAAGCTCTCCTAAGTCTGAATCCCCCAAACCAAGCTCTCCTAAGTCTGAAACCCCAAAACCAGTTTCCCCCAAGCCCGAACCTTCTAAACCAGACTCTCCTAAAGCTGAATCCCCCAAGTCTGCTTCTCCAAAGCCTGAGTCCCCCAAAGAAGGCTCACCTAAAGCTGAATCCCCAAAGCCTAGCTCCCCCAAGTCCGAGTCCCCCAAGGAGGCTCCAAAAGAAGAGAAATCAGAGAAGAAGAGTGACTCAGCAGAAGAGAAGAAGGTAGAGAAGAAGGATGTTGCCATGAATGGCGATGTTGATAAGAGCAGCCCagaggagaaagagaagaaagatgaCGTGATCGCCAACGGCGTCGACGAGAGCCCAGTCAAGGAAGATGGCAGCCAGAAAGTGGTCATCACCAAGACTGTGGAGACGATCACCACGGGAGAAGATGGCTCCAAGCACGTCACCAAGTCTGTCACAGTGACAGAAACGgtgaaggaggtggaggaggggcTGCAGCAGGAGAAGATGGTCTCCACCAAGAAGTCGGAGAAGCACTCCACTCAGTCCATCAAGCAGGTGACGGAGGGCAATTGA
- the LOC108232621 gene encoding syntaxin-2-like isoform X1 yields MTHSSAESAVNMEEFFKTVGEVRSLIEKISSRAEEVERRQCAILSSSNQDKDKENKDKLELLNNETRKNADMVRAKLKSMQKNLPADENSASPSVIHRIQKNQHSHLTRLFAEVMRGHHKAQVSFREKCKAKIQRQLEIVDKMPTDEELEEMLQRDNLAIFISDINSDTHISSQALTEIESRHQDIVSLECSINEMHEIFVDTAMLLEIQGELINNIEKNVTSAAEYVVKSKEETNKAVSYKKNPYKIVSLPNFFKPFKRQSSLKTTSNETT; encoded by the exons atgacgCATTCATCAGCAGAGAGCGCAGTCAACATGGAGGAGTTTTTCAAAACG GTGGGCGAGGTGAGAAGCCTCATAGAGAAAATCTCCAGTCGAGcagaggaggtggagaggagaCAATGCGCCATCCTCTCCTCTTCAAACCAGGACAAGGACAAGG aaaacaaagataagCTGGAGCTGCTGAACAACGAGACCAGAAAAAACGCTGACATGGTCAGGGCCAAGTTAAAAT cAATGCAGAAAAACTTGCCAGCAGATGAGAACAGTGCTAGTCCCTCAGTAATCCATCGTATTCAGAAGAATCAG CACTCACACCTGACTCGCTTGTTTGCTGAGGTCATGAGGGGTCACCATAAGGCCCAAGTCTCCTTCCGAGAAAAATGCAAAGCGAAAATTCAGAGACAGCTGGAGATCG TGGATAAAATGCCAACAGATGAAGAGTTGGAGGAGATGCTGCAAAGGGACAATCTTGCAATCTTCATATCTGAT ATTAACTCTGACACCCACATTTCAAGTCAAGCTCTGACTGAGATTGAAAGTCGTCACCAGGACATCGTCAGCCTCGAATGCAGCATCAATGAGATGCATGAAATATTTGTGGACACTGCCATGCTGCTGGAAATTCAG GGGGAGTTGATCAACAACATAGAAAAGAATGTCACAAGCGCTGCGGAGTATGTCGTTAAATCAAAAGAAGAAACCAATAAAGCAGTTTCTTACAAGAAAAACCCTTACAAGATAGTGTCTCTCCCAAACTTTTTTAAGCCCTTCAAGAGACAATCCAGTCTGAAAACTACAAGTAATGAAACCACCTGA
- the nefla gene encoding neurofilament light polypeptide encodes MSSLGYDPYFTSSLYKSWYAEPTPRVVGTTRGRTHSTYSSHASPLSSSRLQYSSPGRVLFSSSSPATSLELELSQAAQISSEFRAVRTQERSQLQDLNDRFAGFIERVRELEQQNRALEAELLLLRQRHSEPSRLRALYEQEARSLRAAIDEARAEQQAVLGQRERLEQTLTSLQGRYEEEMLAREEAEGRLMEVRREADEAALGKAELEKSVETLLEELAFLKRIHEGEVAELQAQVQLGVQVAVESEAAAPDLSGALRDIRSQYERLAARNMQTAEEWFRSKVGTLTETVAHHTSAVKSSKDEAGEYRRQLQARLLEIDACRGFNNSLEKQLHEIEEKQSAEIASMHNTIAELEGELRGTKQEMARYLKEYQDLLNVKMALDIEIAAYRKLLEGEESRFSVGAAGVVSSMYAPSMAMPSFAQPVLSSLSSGTSYLVTSRLLSSSVSTTEGIISASHAQQAEASPPAEEEEEEEEEEKKEEEEEEEEGGEETEEKKEEEEEEGGEEEGGEETEEKKEEEEETKEEHEEAKEEEGGDEEEQKGEVEEAAEDKGDKEEKDEEEETEAKGEAEEEEKTEGAEDKGEPKEEEKEEKEESKKSEEKEEKSEPKKEEKADVVKEPAPKKDDTKEEKVEEKTTKSEPAEEKSTKDKK; translated from the exons ATGAGCAGCCTCGGATATGACCCCTACTTCACCTCCTCTTTATACAAGTCTTGGTATGCTGAGCCTACCCCTCGTGTCGTGGGGACCACCAGAGGGAGAACCCACTCCACCTACTCCTCCCATGCATCCCCGCTGTCCTCCTCCCGTCTGCAGTACTCCTCTCCCGGCCGGGTGCTGTTCTCCTCATCCTCGCCGGCCACTTCCCTGGAGCTGGAGCTCAGCCAGGCAGCCCAGATCAGCTCTGAGTTCCGAGCTGTGCGCACTCAGGAGCGCAGTCAGCTGCAGGACCTCAATGACCGCTTTGCTGGCTTCATCGAGAGGGTGCGGGagctggagcagcagaaccGTGCTCTGgaggcagagctgctgctgctgagacaaAGGCACTCCGAGCCGTCCCGCCTCAGGGCTCTGTACGAGCAGGAGGCCCGGTCCCTGAGGGCAGCTATCGACGAGGCCAGGGCAGAGCAGCAGGCTGTCctgggacagagagagaggctGGAACAAACCCTGACCTCACTGCAGGGTCGATATGAGGAGGAAATGCTGGCCCGAGAAGAGGCTGAGGGCAGGCTGATGGAGGTCCGTCGCGAGGCAGACGAGGCTGCCCTAGGAAAGGCTGAGCTGGAGAAGAGCGTTGAAActctgctggaggagctggccttCCTCAAGAGGATTCACGAAGGCGAGGTGGCTGAACTCCAGGCTCAAGTCCAGCTGGGTGTCCAGGTGGCTGTGGAGTCTGAGGCCGCCGCTCCCGACCTCTCTGGGGCTTTGAGGGACATCCGGTCCCAGTATGAGAGGCTGGCAGCCAGGAACATGCAGACAGCCGAGGAGTGGTTCAGAAGTAAGGTGGGCACATTAACAGAAACGGTGGCCCATCACACCAGTGCCGTGAAAAGCTCCAAAGATGAGGCAGGAGAGTACCGACGCCAGCTGCAGGCTCGCCTGCTGGAGATCGATGCCTGCAGAGGCTTCAACAACTCCCTGGAGAAACAGCTGCATGAGATAGAAGAGAAGCAGAGCGCTGAAATAGCTTCCATGCAT AACACCATTGCAGAGTTGGAGGGTGAGCTGAGGGGCACCAAACAGGAAATGGCTCGCTACCTGAAGGAGTACCAGGACCTGCTGAATGTCAAGATGGCTCTGGATATCGAAATTGCTGCATACAG GAAGCTTCTGGAAGGGGAGGAGTCTCGCTTCAGTGTGGGTGCAGCCGGGGTTGTATCCTCCATGTATGCTCCCAGCATGGCGATGCCCTCCTTCGCCCAGCCTGTCCTCTCCAGCCTGAGCTCCGGCACCTCCTACCTGGTGACCTCCCGCCTGCTCAGCTCCAGCGTCAGCACCACAGAGGGAATCATCTCTGCCAGCCACGCCCAGCAAGCTGAGGCCAGCCCACctgctgaagaggaggaggaggaggaggaggaggagaagaaggaggaagaagaggaggaggaggagggaggagaggaaacagaggagaaaaaggaagaggaggaggaagagggaggagaggaggagggaggtgaggaaacagaggagaaaaaggaagaggaggaggaaacaaaggagGAGCATGAGGAGGCTAAAGAGGAAGAAG gtggtgatgaagaggagcaaAAAGGTGAGGTTGAAGAGGCCGCTGAAGATAAAGGTGATAAAGAAgagaaagatgaagaagaagaaactgaggCTAAAGGAGAAgcggaagaggaggaaaaaacagaggGAGCCGAGGACAAGGGTGAGCctaaagaggaggaaaaagaggagaaagaagaatCTAAAAAGAGtgaagagaaagaggagaaatcTGAGCCCAAGAAGGAAGAGAAAGCCGACGTCGTCAAAGAACCTGCTCCGAAAAAAGATGACACAAAGGAAGAGAAAGTcgaagaaaaaacaaccaagtCTGAGCCGGCTGAAGAAAAGAGCACAAAGGATAAAAagtaa
- the pgam2 gene encoding phosphoglycerate mutase 2 gives MAAVHRLVIVRHGESSWNQENRFCGWFDADLSEKGLEEAKRGAQAIKEAGMKFDVCYTSVLKRAIRTLWTIMEGTDQMWLPVIRTWRLNERHYGGLTGLNKAETAEKHGEEQVKIWRRSFDIPPPPMDKDHPYHKIISESRRYKGLKPGELPTCESLKDTIARALPFWNDVVAPEIKAGKNVIIAAHGNSLRGIVKHLEGMSDAAIMELNLPTGIPIVYELDADLKPVKPMSFLGDEETVKKAMEAVAAQGKVKK, from the exons atggctgccgtTCATCGTTTGGTTATCGTCAGACACGGAGAGAGCTCCTGGAACCAAGAGAACCGCTTCTGTGGCTGGTTTGACGCTGACCTCAGTGAGAAGGGCTTGGAGGAGGCCAAGCGTGGAGCCCAGGCCATCAAAGAGGCGGGCATGAAGTTTGACGTGTGCTACACCTCTGTGCTCAAACGGGCCATCAGGACCCTGTGGACCATCATGGAGGGCACGGACCAGATGTGGCTGCCCGTGATCCGTACCTGGCGCCTGAATGAGCGTCACTACGGAGGCCTCACCGGCCTCAACAAGGCAGAGACGGCCGAAAAGCACGGCGAGGAGCAAGTGAAGATCTGGCGCCGTTCCTTCGACATCCCACCTCCACCTATGGACAAGGACCACCCTTACCACAAAATCATCAGTGAG TCTCGCCGTTACAAAGGCCTGAAGCCTGGTGAGCTGCCCACTTGTGAGTCCCTGAAGGACACTATCGCTCGTGCCCTGCCTTTCTGGAACGACGTCGTTGCTCCTGAAATTAAAGCGGGGAAGAATGTTATCATTGCCGCCCACGGCAACAGCCTCCGTGGTATCGTCAAGCACTTAGAGG GTATGTCTGATGCAGCCATCATGGAGCTGAACCTTCCCACAGGAATCCCAATCGTTTATGAGCTGGATGCAGACTTGAAGCCGGTCAAGCCCATGTCTTTCCTTGGCGATGAGGAAACCGTAAAGAAGGCCATGGAGGCTGTGGCTGCCCAAGGCAAAGTCAAGAAGTAA
- the LOC108232621 gene encoding syntaxin-2-like isoform X2 yields the protein MVRAKLKSMQKNLPADENSASPSVIHRIQKNQHSHLTRLFAEVMRGHHKAQVSFREKCKAKIQRQLEIVDKMPTDEELEEMLQRDNLAIFISDINSDTHISSQALTEIESRHQDIVSLECSINEMHEIFVDTAMLLEIQGELINNIEKNVTSAAEYVVKSKEETNKAVSYKKNPYKIVSLPNFFKPFKRQSSLKTTSNETT from the exons ATGGTCAGGGCCAAGTTAAAAT cAATGCAGAAAAACTTGCCAGCAGATGAGAACAGTGCTAGTCCCTCAGTAATCCATCGTATTCAGAAGAATCAG CACTCACACCTGACTCGCTTGTTTGCTGAGGTCATGAGGGGTCACCATAAGGCCCAAGTCTCCTTCCGAGAAAAATGCAAAGCGAAAATTCAGAGACAGCTGGAGATCG TGGATAAAATGCCAACAGATGAAGAGTTGGAGGAGATGCTGCAAAGGGACAATCTTGCAATCTTCATATCTGAT ATTAACTCTGACACCCACATTTCAAGTCAAGCTCTGACTGAGATTGAAAGTCGTCACCAGGACATCGTCAGCCTCGAATGCAGCATCAATGAGATGCATGAAATATTTGTGGACACTGCCATGCTGCTGGAAATTCAG GGGGAGTTGATCAACAACATAGAAAAGAATGTCACAAGCGCTGCGGAGTATGTCGTTAAATCAAAAGAAGAAACCAATAAAGCAGTTTCTTACAAGAAAAACCCTTACAAGATAGTGTCTCTCCCAAACTTTTTTAAGCCCTTCAAGAGACAATCCAGTCTGAAAACTACAAGTAATGAAACCACCTGA